The Helianthus annuus cultivar XRQ/B chromosome 15, HanXRQr2.0-SUNRISE, whole genome shotgun sequence genomic sequence TAATTTTAACTCATATAACCAACATCATACatcaaaacaaaaagaaattaacaCTCACAGTGTTAGTATCCACCCAAAGCTGTGAAACAAACCCCAAACTAACAGCAGACTGAATACTAATAACCTGCTTTGCAACCACATTACACCTTTTCACCAACTGTTTCCCCTTCCTTACAACCTTCACTTCATCTAATTCCCCCAATTTCACATCCAAATCATCTTCCAAATCTACAATTTCAACCAAATCCTCTTCATCTCCTTCATTATTCATCAAATCTCCATCAAATTGAAGAAATTCGGTCTCTTGTTCGTCATTTTGGTTCAATTCGAGGTGTGATTTTGTGGTTTTTTGCTCTTTGAAGTTGATTTGGTTGGGGAATTGTTGATTGTGGTTTGATTTTGAGGTTCTAGGGTTAGGGTTTTGACTGGTTTTTGTGGAGAATTTTGAGGGGTTTTGAGTGGTGTAGTGGAATGAAGGTGGTAAGGAGAGTATGTGGATTGAAGATGGGGGGAATTTGATGCAGGAGTATGATGagagtgaagaagatgaagtgcaATCACACATGGTGGTTAGTGCAGCATACAGTTGATACAGAAGCTAATGTTATAACGGTTTTGTTGATATTTTGGGCATCATTTACAACAACATATAGGTGGTGTTTGGCATTCCTTATTTTCTCTcaacttataacttattgacttttataagttaataagttgttgtAATAGTGTTTGGGAAATAGAAAAGGACTTTTAAAATGACTTATATTTTACCCTTGAGAAGGAGCTTTTTGAGAAGTTAAGATTACTGACTTCTCAAGTCCTAAAAGTCCTTATGTGAACAAATTCCCCATTATAGCCCTCACTTTTTAAATAAGCCaaaccaaacactttttaaagGATGCCccttttggtcattttacatgaATAAGTTAAACCAAACACATTTTAAAAAAACTACTTAGTGACTTATTGGCtcataagctaacccaaacacttttttaaaaagtccttttcaaaaagtcataagttAATAAGTCCTTCTCACAAAAAGTCCTTTTTAActtaaataagctaacccaaacacccccaTAGACAGAACAGTTTGATGTTTTTTAAGCACTTGAcatacacaatttttttttttgagaggtgcgaattattcgcgaatgtcgggAAGTCTAGCATACGTTCTCTTAAGCATGTATGTGCTACAGAGCTtcctcgcacaatagatccccaatttaaacaACTAAATGAGAAACCTCTATCACACAGACTCGAACCCGAAACCTGAGGGGAAAACTCATCCGGGACCACCATAGGTGAAACTTAAATACATGTGAGCACTTAGTGATGGTTAAGTGCTCTAGTGGTGGTCACGGGTATTTAAGTTCCACTTATGGTAGGCCCGGGTGAGTTTTCCCCTCTAGGCCTCGGGTTCGAGTATGGGTGATAGAGGTTTCTTATTGAGTGGTATAAATTGAGGATCTATTGTGTGAGGGGGCTTTCTAGCGCGGATCTGGTTAAGACTACGTATGCTAGACCTCTcgacattcgcgaataattcacacatttcaaaaaaaCATacacatttttatttatgtatataaCTAGTTAtagccccgcccgcgttgcggggcgatggccgaataatgagcgagtgttaggcagctcattgacacgaaaaacaattaaatcgagtcaaccaactaaaaaacagaattttattttgaactgatggcaaaaagGTAATTCTGAGTTGagggcaaaaccacaattttattttgaattgagggaaaaatcgtaattttgagtttgggacaaaatcataattttattttgcgctgggggcaaaaccgtaattttaaagaggGGGCAAAAACGTTATTTtagaatggatataaaataataaactggctggtccaatgggggagtgccaggcaaagtcgtaattttgaattgaagggaagatcgtaattttgagatgggGACAAAAACGTAAATTTTATTTTGAGTTgagggcaaaaacataattttaaaatggatataGAATAAAAAACGTGTTGGTTCAATGGGGGAGTGCGGGGCAATAaaccgaatatttctctctcataacatgtatgtctgtatagagggcaaaatcgtaattatattttgagctggaggcgaaatcataattttgagcttcgggggggggggggtcataattttattttgaactgtgggcaaaaacgtaattttgagctgagggaaGAATCGTAATTTTAAGGTAAAGGgaaaaccaaaattttattttgaactggggggcaaaaccgtaattttaaacgaagggcgaaaccgtaattttaaactgaaaacaaaattaaaaatgagaacaaaattaaaaatgagtttttgaaccgagggcaaaagcgtaattttaagctaggggcaaaattataattttattttgagctggggacaAAAACGTATttttaaacgaaggacgaaagcgtaattttaaactgggaataaaattaaattaaaaaaaggttggtccaatgggggagtggCACTATTTCCTCATCTTCTAAATGTATAAGtagtaaatttaaaaaaaaatatgaagcATCGATAGAAACGCTATACAATTTTAGTTTGTTATTCGTGTTCAAGATATAAAAATTCAATTTTCGCAAGACATGCAAAGTTGATCTTCATATCCAACGAAGTTTGGATTTTGTATGAAAAATTGTTGGAAAACCGACAATACGAGATGTAAAAATTTGTAAGATAGACATAAAGTTCTAGAATTCAATGAAGTTTGAGTTTAAAAATTAAATACCAAAATCATGTAAGCATCCTCTAGATTTGACAATGTTTAATTTTGAATAAAAAGAGACATTttataataaacaaatgcaaTGTGAAATACAAATTACTACCGTATAAAGTTATAAACTAGCATACATAAGTGAAAACATAAGAAGCAAAATAAAAGAGAATAAAAAGGTCGTGTGGTAAACACGGTTTTTTAAATAGAATTTGTTGTCATTAAACACTTCTCTGTCAAAGGTACAACAAACGAAACACACGACCATTAGATATGAGTTTACTTGTCTTTCGACCTCAAAGTTGTAACTAGCatcaagcctcaccagccttctAAATCATCTTGATTAATGACATTATACAAATTAATTTTCATCGGAAGCTTGGACCAGTTTCTAATTTAAAGTTGATCTTTCAATAGCCTAATATATCATTGTTTGTAATTGACCAATTACGAATACGATTGATAATTATCATTGAGTAACCAATGTAAAATTAAACTTAGTTAAAAAAACAAGTATACCATTGATACAAACAAAATCGAAGAAGAGTACAACATTAACGAAcgaactaactaactaactaactcaCTCTTAGTTAGTCCGTTAGTTACAAAACAACCccttaaatataaaataattacAAAATAACCCCTACCTTTCATACAAACATGCAATTGATCAAAAAATGACCAAACAAAACGTTGTTTCCTCAATCTCCACACATCTCCCAGCTAAAAAGATAACCCAATGACACCCCTCGTGGCAAAAATCCATCCTTTTGCTGCTACAAACTCACTCAAAACCCATAACAAACAATCACCAAACACCCATCAATGGCTACCATTACCATGCTTTCTTCAACCAATCTCAAGCTCAATTCCACCTTCATCTCATTCTCCCCTACAaaacccacttcacccacacaCCTCCCCCTTCATTCACCTCATTTCAAACGACACCCACAAAAATTAAACGTGTCTTTCAACCAAATCTCCGACGATTTGCTGGAAAACACACTCCATTTGGACCAATTTCCGGTTTTCAAAACCGGGTATGATCAGTTCCAACAGGTTACTAGCGATTTTCCTGAGGTTGAGAAGTGGGGTGTGTTTGTTTTTGCTGGGTTGGTTTGGGTGTACTTGACTGCTAGACCTGGGGTTTTGATTGGTGCCATTGATGCTTATGTTTTGGGTCCTGCACAGAAGGTGTTCGACGGTTTGTCTGGGAGAAGAAATTTGAAAAGTTCGGATTTTTTGATTGGGGATAAGTTGGGTGAAGGGTCTTTTGGTGTGGTTTATTCGGGTGTGGTGGTTCCGAAGAATATGACGGTTGAGGAGCGGGTTAGGAATACTGGGAGTAGGAGAAAGCAGCTGGAGAAAGATCCGAGGTTTAAGGAGAAAGTGATCCTTAAACAGGTGAAAAGTTAGTTGTGATCAGATGATATGTTGAAAATTATAAGAAATTTGGATTTTGTTAATCTGAATTATGATATATGTGCTTGCCATTTGACCGGTAACATCGGATAAGTAACTTTGTCTGCCCCTAATGATTGTCAACTATTGCAACTGACCCGTCATATGTTACACGTCATCAAAGCAGACAGAGTTACTTATCCGTTAGGGTGGGATGTTCatgacaacaaaaatgaaagTTAGGAGTGTTGTTGGTCAAATTGGCGGTATGGATTATTATTGACCGATAGGGTCTTATTTTGTCAAAAGTCGTAGGTAGattggaatattggattttaataatccaaatatGACTTTTTTGTCCGATAATAATCCATATTAACAATCTTTTACTTTCGGTGCCGAGGGCAATCCCACTCTAACAAATtgcttttaattttaattatcatcatcatactcagtaaatcccaccaatggcaaagctaaggtagggtctgaggagggtaagatgtagacagccttacctctaccccgtaggaatagagaggctgcttccaatgagacccccggctcgatagtagttttgcatcaagccttggacataaggcataTTACACTCTGCAATTgagacaaagaccgattagtgcatgtaccccccccccccccccccgctctttcggctatcaacgccaccacatgatgcatgattaaccatcctcCTCTTtaaacgttattttcacgaaattagtaaaataacgttaaaagtaGTGCGctttcaccccccccccccccccggcggTGCGCGCGcctacacatatatacattatatgcgcataccacAAGTAGggcgtcttttaattttaattatgtcaTTTCAAAACAATTTAAAACATTCCCATTGGGATAAAAAAATTCAGTCAGTTGCTCATTAGTGGTCGACGAAGTTACTTTTTCTGTTAGAGTGGGACTATTCTTGACAACGAAAGTGAAGGTTAGGAGTACCACCGGTCAAGTTGCTAGTTTGGATTATTATTGGTCAATGGGTCAACTTTTGGATTATTGAAATCCAATTTTCGAAAGTTATAATCGTACTTTGTAAATTACTAGGTAAAAGTTGGAGTTCAAGGTGCTATAGAATGTGGTGATTTTGAAGAATGGTTCAACTACAGGTTGTCGCGTGCAGCTCCGGATACATGTGCCGAGTTTCTTGGGAGCTTTATCTCTGATAAAACtaattctattttcacaaaggGTGAGAAATGGCTCGTATGGAAGTTCGAGGTAAATGTTGTTTTAAAATTCAAGTAGATTCACATACATTTCATATTTTCGGGGCGTTTGGATGCGAGTGTGCAAATGCTTTTTGTGATATCGGTTAATCGGGCAACTATATAATCAGGTGTAGTATAACGGGCAATAGAAAATAGTGTCTGGATGTGCTTACGTCGTTTAAAAAAGAAGCAAAATTCTTAATGTTTGGATAACCAAAAAAAGgaaaattggcctgtaataatcccacctaaccttattggccattaataatcccacctcagaatattccccccaccagtcccacctttcacctatttttcctacaatggtcccccgttaaaaaaaacttaacggagttaagtttttttccaaattacaaacaaatttttagggcttttgattagaacgacgacacgagtccattgatgtaaaacttgcctcgaaacggtgctccaaacgatgaaaacggcgcttcaattcgggtgtttaaatttccaattaaccaaaatcaagtcacttggagcaccatttcaaagtaagttttacatcaatggactcgtatcatcgttctgatcaaaagccctaaaaagtctgtttgtaatttggaaaaaagcttaactccgttaagtttttttaacgggggaccattgtaggaaaaatatgcgaaaggtgggactggtggggggaatattctgaggtgggattattaatggccaataaggtctaggtgggattattacaggccaattccccccccccccccccccccaaaaaaaatgtttatttgatAATCAATTTCAAAACGCAAATCCAAACACCCTGTTGGTATAGGTTACCGATATATCCATGTATAATATTAAACGTTATACGAATCCAACACAGGGAGACCGAGACCTCGGTGATTACATGAAAGACAGACTTTTCCCCTTAAACTTGGAATCACTCATGTTTGGACGCGTATTACAAGGACTTGAATCTATAGAACGAAACGCGTTGATAATCAAGCAAATAATGAGACAAATCATTTCATCACTCAAGAAAATACATGACACTGGTATCGTGCACCGGGATGTAAAGCCCGCCAATTTAGTTGTAACGAAAAAGGGGCGGATCAAGCTTATTGATTTCGGTGCAGCCACTGACTTAAGGATTGGAAAAAACTTTGTCCCAAACAAGGGTCTTCTTGATCCCGATTATTGCCCACCGGAACTTTATGTTCTTCCCGAAGAAACACCGTCCCCGCCACCAGAACCTGTCGCAGCTCTTCTTTCTCCAATTCTCTGGcaggtgatatatatatatattttttattaatcaAATCCAGCATTCGAATTTTAAGTAATTTTGTATTAAAGTacatgggcgaagcttttaaggggcgggagggggcggccgaccccccgaacttttcgctcaaaAGTGGAGactatgtagttttcgtatagaaatttttgggtatatacgttttcgaccccccccccccccctgattttatagaaatttttaggtctgGTGACTTCAGCCCCCGGGGTAGGAAATCTCAACCTTCGGTTAAAACGGGTCACTTCATACAAAACGGGTTGGGTTAGGTAAATTGCTTAAAGTTTTGTTGTGATAGCGATGTGTTATTTTATGAGGTAAAATTTGCATATATGGGACAACAGGTTTCTGTGAAAAAAATAAAATGCAAATTTATTTAGAAGTTTGaaaatttgatttattttttctgaatttatatttaaaattaagagtcaaatgccattttagtccctgtggtttgagccattttgccaatttagtccaaaggtttcatttttagcctgtgggtccaaaaaggtttcatcgttgccattttagtccactggattaacttcatccattttttctgttaacgagaagggcaattcggtcattttatatgtaattctgtgaactacaagggcaattcggccacataaaatgaccgaattgcctttcTCATTAACAGAattaatggatgaagttaacccactagactaaaatggcaacggtgaaaactttttggacccacaggtgaaaaatgaaacctttggactaaactggcaaaatgacccaaaccacaaggactaaaatggcatttaactctaaaattaATCTTTAAATGCCTCATCTAATGCCACAAGGCTTACATACACTAAAAATACCTCTTCAACAGTTTAAAAAAATGACAGCCTGCCGGTCGCTCAAAACAAGTTATTCATTGCtataacttttatttttttatttctatgttttttttttaaattttagaattaattactgttttcgtccctgtgat encodes the following:
- the LOC110909998 gene encoding serine/threonine-protein kinase STN8, chloroplastic, which produces MATITMLSSTNLKLNSTFISFSPTKPTSPTHLPLHSPHFKRHPQKLNVSFNQISDDLLENTLHLDQFPVFKTGYDQFQQVTSDFPEVEKWGVFVFAGLVWVYLTARPGVLIGAIDAYVLGPAQKVFDGLSGRRNLKSSDFLIGDKLGEGSFGVVYSGVVVPKNMTVEERVRNTGSRRKQLEKDPRFKEKVILKQVKVGVQGAIECGDFEEWFNYRLSRAAPDTCAEFLGSFISDKTNSIFTKGEKWLVWKFEGDRDLGDYMKDRLFPLNLESLMFGRVLQGLESIERNALIIKQIMRQIISSLKKIHDTGIVHRDVKPANLVVTKKGRIKLIDFGAATDLRIGKNFVPNKGLLDPDYCPPELYVLPEETPSPPPEPVAALLSPILWQLNSPDLFDMYSAGIVLMQMAIPSLRSSAGLKNFNLELKAVNYDLKKWREKTRTRPDTSVLDLDSGRGWDLATKLISERGSLRRGRLSASDALRHPYFLLGGDQAASVLSKLSLSK